CTGGCTTAATTAACAACATAAGAGAGATCAGGACGTGTAATAGTAAGATACTAAAGAGCTCCAACCAATGACCTGTAGAGAGGAGGATCATGAAAGAGATCACCTTTGCTGAGAAAACTCTCTGTGGTAGCTAAGGGAGTGTCAACAGGCTTAGCGTCTAATAAACCGGTACGAGCCaaaatgtcatgagcatatttaGCTTGGCTGAGAAAGGTGGCATTATCAGAATTGGTGACCTCAAGACCCAAGAAATAACCGAGAGCACCCAAATCTTTAACTGAAAACTCCTTGTGCAAGCTGGTAATAAAAGATTGAATGAAAGCAGCATCACTACCAGTAAtaatgatatcatcaacgtagataAGAAGATAGACAATAGTGGTCCCTTTTTTGAAAATGAAGAGGGAGGTATCGGCCTTGCTGCATACAAATCCTTTTGCAAGTAAAAAATTGATGAGGCCTTGAAACCAAGCACGAGGTGCTTATTTGAGACCGTAGAGAGCCTTTTGGAGACGACATACATGATGACAAAAATGTTTATCAACAAATCCTGTAGGTTGCTCCATGTAAACAGTTTCAGTAAGATTGCCATTTAGAAAAGCATTCCGAACATCCAACTGATGAATAGACCAGCCATAAATAGTGGCAAGCGCGAGAACCACACGAACAGTGGAAGCCTTGACAACCGGACTGAAAGTATGAGCGAAATCTAAGCCAGGGACTTGGGTGAAGCCCTGTGCAACTAAACGAGCCTTGTATCTGTCGATTGATCCGTCTGCTTTATACTTCATTCTGAAAATCCATTTGGAACCAACTAAGTTTGAATTCGAGGGTCCTGGAACTAGAACCCAAGTGTTGTTAGCCTGTAAAGCCTGAAGTTCCTCTTCCATAGCCTTTACCCATTTAGTGTGCTTTGCTGCCGATTTGTAACCGCGAGGATCCTGTGCTGCAAGTAAAGCATGATGTAAAGGACTTGAAAACAAAGAAAGGTTAGCATAAAATTTTGGTTTGTAGATTCCATTCTTTGATCAAGCCCTCATGGGGTGTGATGGTACTAGCACAGAAGAGGATCCAGAGGTGGGTTGGTGGGTGGGTGGGAACGGGTGGTTGAAGATCGGGTTGGACAAGAGACGAGTTAGGCTGGTTAAAAGGTATTGGGGCAGGCTGGGAGGTTGGATCGTAGGAGGAGTCATTGGGTTCATGGGCTGGAGTGGAAATGGTGGAAGATGAGTGATGGGCCGAAGTGGTGTGGGCGGAAGAAGGTGGGCCAGGTGATGGATTGGCGGACGGATGTTGGGTGGGATCGGGAAGGCCATGGGATGGTGAAGGATGAGAACATAAAGAGCAAGGGGTCGGGTTGGACATAGGTGGTGTAGGGCTGATGGGTGTAGTAGGGATAGTGGGCGGATTCGGTATGGTTGGTGCACGTAGGATTTCATCAAAATTTGAGAAGACAAGGTGGCTTCATCAACAAGCGAGACTTGGTTGCTAAATGGAAAATTTTCCTCATCAAATTGAGCATGTCGCGTAACATAGACGCGATGAGTGAGAAGGTCTAAGCATTTATAGCCTTAATATTTTGCATCATAACCAATAAAAATGCACTCCGCACTGCGTGGAGACAATTTTTGTTTCGCATAATCCCGCAAATATGGAAACACACGACAACCAAAAACACGAAGATTTGAGTACGTTGGAGTACGACCATACAAGATTTCATGTGGAGATTTGAAATCAAGTACAGAGGAAGGTAAGCGATTTATGATAAAGGTGGCAGAGGCAAAGGCGTCGGTCCATAATGTGGCAGGGGCATGAGAGTTGAAAAGCATTGCAAGGCCGGTTTCAGTAATGTGTATGTGTTTGCGTTCGGCACTGTCTAGTATTTTTGAATGTTTCATTAGTAtaaataaactagtagctagtAATGTGATCTGATCTCATATTGTAATTTTCAAGTTATTCCAAGTTGTATTCAATAATTTTTCCGTTCGGTAATACCTTCTCCAAAAGTAGTTTTATCCTTCCTCTATACCTACCTTCCTGCTCGTCGTAAAGCAATCTAGCAACCAACAAGTGGCATCACACGATCCAAAACCGACTTCGTTAAATATAGTGGAAAATATAGAGGGAGATGCAAGCAGTGGATACCTTTTCAATAAACATTTGAGTGCACTTCTTTTCAATACGAGTCTTGGGTATATACAGCTACTTTTTTTAATCTCATATTTGCATGAATAACACAAGTCCTATAAATTATCATCACAATCACTTACGGGATTGAAAAACTCCACCAATGGCTACCCCCAAAATGACTCTAAAACTTCTAGTCGACAAGAAAGTGCAAAGAGTGTTATTTGCAGAAACCAACAAAGAATTTGTGGATTTTCTTTTCCACATCTTCTCTTTACCTCTAGGCACCCTCATTGAGTTCGTGGGATCCAAAAAAATGGTGGGATGCTTAGGGAAACTAAAAGAAAGCATCGAAACTTTCCAAGGAACCTACCTTCAACCTGGCATTAAAAAGGATGATATCTTCAACCCAAAAACACCTTATAGTGGAAACACGTTTTTGTTGTCTTATAAGGTTCCTTCTGTTGATGAATCCGGTGCATCTAAAGCAATTTACAGGTGTTCCAATGCGTCAATAATTTGCTCATGCTATAACCGCTATGCAACATGTCGGTCAAATGCGAGTGTGTATGCTAATGCAACATGTCCTAGTTGCTGTGGTTCCATGAAAGTTAAGATGGCTTCCATCATGCCAAAGGAGGATGCAACCAAAGAGATGGAAGAGCAATCTCTGAACAAAATGAAAGGAGGGTATGTGAAGGAATTTGTGACATATATGGTGATGGATGATTTAGTGGTGAAACCAATGTCTACCATTTCAAGCCTCACTCTCATCAGTAAATTTGGTGTCAAAGATCTCAGCCAGCTTGAGGAGAAGATGGTTTCTTTCGGAAAAGACGAGGTATATATATTAATTACAAAGAAGATTGTGTATTTATTTATAGTTACATCCCTCTTGATTTGCATTTAGTAGCATCACCATTCAATGCAAGTATTAGATCATGCATGTGTTGTATTTTGGAATGTGTTAATAGGGTTTGAAGCTGGTACAAACATCTCTGGTGACGGATAAAGTGTTGACAAGTATCTATATGCATTAGATCATGCATGTGGATCAGGTAATTAATCAAACTCTTGTGGCTTGTACGTGTTTTAATTGCTTGTTGGTTAAACATTATGTATATCTTGTAattgtgtgttttatatataAACTTCGTGTATGTTTTCATAAATGTGTCTTTCGTCGGTGTAATTAATATGTTTCTTCAACATTTGCATATTTCCTAGTGCTTTTGCATTAACGAATCCATAAATTCCAAAATAGAAACCTATATAATACCATAATAGAAAGGTTCGTTAATGCATGCATTGGATGATAATTGTTTTTAGACCTACATGCAGGCATGTAGCTTTTTTACTTATTCGTCACATGGTCTGTTTTtggtttgatcatttgttaacaatAAGAATTTTTAAGGTATGGCTGAATACTTTTCTAAACAAAGCTTTATATGTGAATTAAATATTGTATGATCATGATGTAACTTTTAATCAACTAaagctttgaaaataaatatttaaCCATTAAATTTCCAACACGTTGATTCCGTTTGGAAAGAAATTAAAAGAGAAAGTGTAGGAATATTCTTGAGTTTAAAAGAAATAAGTAGTCATGAATTACACTTTGTGTAATCTCCTTAAGTAGATAAAGATACTCACAAGAAATATTCAtaattacaatgaaattaaatTAAAATGGCCATCATAAAAGAAGTACTATTTATTGGGCTTAATTAGTGATTGTCCTGAAGAATGATGTGCTTTTGCTTTCATCATACATAACGGGTCACACAACTATCATTGGTTGTGCGAAGTTCATAAGCCACGAGTCACAAACGCCGGTTGCAGTTTGCACGTAAACTACGGATAAAAAAAGATTAGTAGTGATGGGTATGCCTAACTAACGTACCTATGTATTTAATTAATCATTCTACTTTTTTGACAATATAATGTATAACTCAACGAAGAATACACAAATTCAATACAAACACAGCGTATCGGACCATAAGAGAACTTCTAGGAGACACATAATCGAAGAAACCGAACAATTCACAAGTAAAAGGGCTGAAGGTATCTTGCAAGTTGCAATACTGTCATAACTTCTCTCTCGATCTTTCACATCAACGACATATCATTTTTCTCAACCACTACACGTTTTGTACGTTTTCCATGCTACAACTAacttttaaattaaattaaaaaaaaaaactaaaatgttATTGGTTAGATTTTAGAATCAACCCATCTCTCTCACCTCTCCCTCTTCGGTTCTTTGGTATACACTTGCCACAACATGCCGAGCAACCCTTTCTGATTGGTACATGCCGCATCACACGGAATGATTGTTGGCGATTTGCTGAAGATCACCGCAACATGCCAAGGGAATTTGGCGCGTGCACTCTGAGTAGCCTAATATCTTTTCAGTTTTGATAAAGGGACCTCCGACACTACTATCACTGGAACAGATACGtaaaatcttcatggatgatgagAACAAATAAAGATAATGAGTTTTATTTTATAACATATAGACAGTGTAACAATATTtgaagttgctaattatgaagaACTtagtaaaaaaaaactatactGAAAGGTTTATACAAATGATCAAAAAATCAACTTATAAATACGTAGAAAGTAAGAGAACACACATAGAAGTGAGAAAATTAGAAAGTCGAAATTTAACAAAATTCTCCACGATTAAAAACTTGAAATATAAACGGATATCTTCAAATTTTGAAGTATGAAGATGTAAACATAAGTTGTCAAAACGAATTTCTTTCAAAAGTAAACAAGTTTGCACACTTGTAAGTGTTTATACGTTTAAAAAATATATGATCAAAGACAAGGAATACCAAAGACTGAACCATTCCAAAGACATTTAGCAAGTCTAGGTGGAAAGATACCACACCGATCAACTTGCTCTTCGAGTAGCATCCACATGGATTAACACCGATCGACTCATGAACCTCTACCTATATATTCAACATGACAATCTAATTAAGATTTCATCAAACGTATCTGAGAACCTCTTGTATTCACAATAAACTCTTACCTTCCGTGGTCACTTAACCTTAACCCAAGTGCTTGAAACGTTGCCACAACTCGAACTTGTATCCAAGTGCGACTCAAAGTTGAAGTGGCTCATCTTCCACCATTTTGAAAACTCTAAACCAAACTATCTTGCACCGCAATGACCTACTGTTTTTACTACATTCTATAGGCTTAGTATATGGAATCAATATGTCAGTGTCTTTTATATCTGTTAACGAAAACTCGAGCTAGGATACAACAATATTGTACAATACGCCAAACCGAAGTACATACTTTCCTTGCAAATTTTGGTCCACTAAGATTCTAAAATATGCATGACACATCATTAATCTTGTCTCCCACTAGCTCGTTTAGCGTGTTAACGGAATAACCACCAACATTGGCTAAATGTCACAACCACTGGTCCACTTGCCCCCAGCATGATTTACACCTCAACCATTTTGCAatattattatttcttttaacgGCGCCAACGAATAAAAGACTGGCTACCTGTGGTAATCCAATGACAAAAGGCGGCCTCATATACTCGCAATCGCAGAGAGCGTTGGGTAATCCAAGCCCACCATCTTCAGTTTCGGGGAAAACCCACTGCTCGAAGGCCAAGTGCAGTAAAACCCAGTTAAGATCGGGTTCAAACttaaggggagtgggggtggtcaccagtgaccatttttccatcactcacaatatccaatcaAGTTCTGCCACATCATCAACCATTTttctatcactcacaaccttttttagtgggggtaccacacccaacaatttccccccaaccaacaattcctCACACACAATCAATTTATCACGGCGTTAATTTTCTCACGCGTGCTTCTATCACTCGTTATAAACTTAAGGGCGGGGTGGGACTTTTCTTTTTATCACTCCTTGATTTTCCCTATAACTCGTTATAAACCATCCGCCCCGTGTGCCCTAAGATCTATGGTTTTCCGCCCAAATCTGCACTTTCTCTCTTATGTCAATAAGCTACAACTCATTAGCATTTTGCAATAATATTAACGCATTGAAATGAAATAATATTAATTTAATGTGTTGATAATGTAAAGATACCAAGTATCAACTCTAGAGAATACATTAACTTCGTGTAATGAACAACAATCAGTTAGTAATGTTAAATGTAACATAACAATTGAACGTGTTGAAACTTAAAATATTGTATGATTCAACAAAATACTAATCAATGAACATTTCTTTAATATCGCTATTATATTTTATGTAATCCAGCTAGTTTATTAATAtccaaaataaaaacaaattaaagTATATACAAAATCTATTAGGGAAAAAGCAAACCAAAAAATGAAGAATAAGCTATTGTAGGTCACTTTTGAGTTTTTGACCATAAACATCATGTGTTATGGTATGTGAGAAGCACATGTGAGAATTGATGTGGCTCTTCATTCACTTATGCACACCGCGAAACCCTGTGATCACTCGGTGCTCGTGAGTGGCTCACTTGCGTGAGATTGTAAAGAAGTTAATTTTGACGTTAAATTATAACTAGGGGGCATATCTCGCACGATGTAACGGAATTTGTCTAGTGTTGGTTCTGTGCCGTTACAATATTAGTCATTAGTGCAGTACTAACAATCAGTATAGTAGCCATTGTCACCAGAGATTTGTCTGGTATCGGTCTTCTCGCTATTCTTTTTCTCTACATGTTGCGATAGCGGGCATGATAAATAGTATCATGAAAACGTCATCGCAAACCTGCGTGTTGAAGGAGGTGTTTATATGTTCGTGAATATACTTGATTTTTTTGTCTAGGCACGTGTATATTATAAGCATTTATACATGTGTGAATTTAGTATATTTCGTTAGGCACGTGTATATTATAAGCATTTATACATGTGTGAATTTATATTTCGTTAATTTACATGTGTATATTCACTATAACATTTTGGTATATGCATGTCGTCCTAATATTTTTTTTACATAAGTGTActctatatttatatttattattattgttttaaaaagttttatGGTGTTCCATTGACCCTGACTCCACTCTGGGTGGGAGCTGTGACAGATACGACAGTAATACGTACCGGTGATTATTAAAATTATCGCAGCGGAAAATTTATCAGGACCGggtgttagaaaaaaaaagagCTTTCAAAACACCGAAATTTTCATCTCAAAAGTTGTGGGATAAAACTCGTTAAAAGGATTTTCATAGGGTTAAACCCTTgattacaaaacatgttttattcaggTTTATATAGCTACTTATTTAAGCTTGAGTGCTTCATAGCactttttcttcttttcatcacctgaaacgcgttttaaaaatatttagtCAGCGGAAAATACTTGTGAGCTCATTCAGTTTGTACAAAAACACATTGTTATAATTACAGCATTAAGGGTtcttacatttgtttatatctttcaattactcaaatcagtatttgtcactcggTGGCAGTTCCTGTGACTGTTGTCATATCATTATTGGCCCTCAATTGTCCAATAGCAAAGCTTgtcaagtagtgtatacaaaacccacataccggcagtaatttcagaatacaaaaacttaatcactgtaaatacAACTAGAAAACAGTTAGGGTTTTGCAAATCAtttgagaaaaagagaataactcacttTTCAAATTTAGGGTTTCAGTAATAGCCTTCTGGTCTAAGTCTTGGCTTCCTAATTAAGCACACAATGCAACACGTATTACTGtattaacccaattcaactttaacgataatcacaaGTTCAAAATCACAACGTAGATGACAAAGTGTAGCATTATTCAGGCAGCACTTATACATCAGTTGCTTTGGTTTCAGATCGATCGGACAGGGTATCATACCAGTGATTCGAGTTAGCACGCTGATTACGGGTCAGAGTTTTAACGCTTCAGGTATAATAACAGTATTacgagagagaaagaaaagagtTTGAGTGACTGTGAATGACCAGTGCTCGTCCCTTTTATAACTGATCTTAAACCTCGTCGGGTCGCGCGACTGGATTCAGGTTATACCTTCGCGTAGCGAGAAGGGGCTAGGCTAGGGCGTAGGTGTCATGAGTCTCCACGTAGGCATGCCACGTGGTGCCATGTGTCCACCGGTGGTCAAAAAACCATCGCGTCGCGCGACCGAAATTTTTTACCACCATCGCGTAGCGCCATGTGGCCTAAATAAGAGTTTCTTTGTTTTTCGTGCTGGTTTCCATCGTACGTGTTTGGAGTCTTGGTTAAGACTAGTTATGGTctttttgagggttgttacatcctccacACCTTATTTTAAATCTCgtctcgagatttattgaaataagtaGGGGTACTTtcgtttcatttctgattctagttccaatgtatattctggtcctcttttcgaatcccatttcactttaaCCAGAACTAATCTtctatgcttgagattcttaacctTCATATCTTCGATTTAGAgaggtttttcaacaaattttaattttttcattCACCTTTATATCTTGAAGAAGTACCATTAAggatgtgacaactggcaaaaataatggtaattTCGTACAACTTAATTACTTGATTTAACGATTAAATTCTCTCATTACGATTTAATTATTGTGTAATTAGGTCGTGTGAAGTCTAGCAATCATAGGACATGGTTTAAAATGCTAAACAATATTAACACAATCGCCATGTTGCGAGAAAACCGCAACtgtgtcctaatatgttggcaaaatgctgaaaGCACTATTCACCTGagcacactattcatgccagcaagttcCGAAAACTGTCTGAACGAGCGACGAAAGGCATGGACGCACTCTATAGATGAAATACGAATAAGAATCCCTAATTAGGGACACTAAACACTAAAACGCATTAACGTTCCGGTAAATGCACATAATTACAATTTTTCTGTTCTGCGCCAAAATATAACCGAAACAGAATGTCCGCGGCACTAGAAATTAACAATTTAATGTCCgtagggcttataaatattataataCACCTTAATTAGGCTTGTAGAGGCTAATGAAATATCCGAATCACAAGTTTCTGGTACTACGTCATAACGACCACAACTTCGTCATTTTTGCGCCGACGAACTAGTCAACAATATTTTCGCCACCAAAACAACAAAATGAATTATCTAGTGAGCTAGTTAAGCACATTTTAACGTCAAAAATATTGTCATAACACTAATGGTACAAGAATTTTCTAATCCTCTAAACCCCTAAACTAAACCTCACTTTATATATATGTAAACTTTTatatctaaaaacaataaaaaaaataaaaatataaaatctaTACCCCCCATTTCGGTCAACATGGGGTCCACCCCATCAACCTACCAATTTGAAAAATCTAAGTAAGGtatggtaacttaagatcttgtttgaaaatttgaaaGAATTATAATCTATAGACCATACCACATCCATCATTCCATCATTTTCCTTTCAcaaaaaaatcaactaaaaaccTTTCTTTCCTTCTCCTCCATTTACGGCCAAGACAAAACCCCAAGAACATATTAATCTACATTCAAAAATCATCCCATTTTCACCATAATCAAGCCTTTTTATAACCATCTAAGCATCATTAACACATGGAGCACACTTAGGGCTTTGGTTGGAGCTTAATTTCTTCTAAATCTTCATACTAACcttgtgcaaagttgtaagcTCTCACTAACCATCTTTTTAAGCTTACTATTATGTCTAGATCATGAATGTACAAGTTGATCATCTTGAAATCAAAGAAGAAATTCACCTAAAACCCTAAACCAAAATGTAACAACTTACTAAATAAGAagtattatgtgattattatgtgtattagtgtTGAGTGAGTTGTATGAGCATGTTGATTTTGTTAAAGTAGGTTGATTAAGCATGTGATTTATGATGGTCATGTTATTTATTTAGTGTAGTATTTTGTATTAGTGATGATCTTACTATATTAGGcataaaaatatgatttaaacatgTATATGTTTAAATCTTGAAAGATCATCATCTTCATGGTTCATGAGCTTTACATATAATTTTGATACTTGAAGAATCATGGACTTTAATAGACTTGAAATTTGATTTAGTGAACTAGTAAACTTGAGTTTTATATATAACAAGTGATATAATCAATGGTTATAAAAAACTTCACATAAAAAGTCTTAACACTTTAATACTTGAAAGTCTTGGGATTTTTAGAGgtttaaaagtataaaaatatataaacaacttGTATTTAAAAGAACTCATTAAAAAGATGAACATaaagtttattaaaacttttGTAAAAAAATGTATGAAAGCTCATGAAGTGTGAAGTGAAATTGTAGAATCTATTCACTTGAAAAATTAAGTTTGATGAACTTGGTAAATTGATAATGATttggaaattgaaaaaaaaatgatttttaaacaagttttgaataCGTGGGAAAAACGCCATAGTTTGGGGAAATTATGGCGAAATTTTTTAAAATCTTAATCGCGATTAAAATGGGATTAACGGGGTGACTAGCATAGTTAATCGCGATTAGTGACTTTAATCATTATTAACAACCTAAATAGTGATTAGACAAACCCTAATGACAAGGGCTAAGTCTTAACCATCCAAGAGTTGTTTAAACACTAAAAGTTGCTTTTATTAAATAAAGTG
This genomic stretch from Helianthus annuus cultivar XRQ/B chromosome 8, HanXRQr2.0-SUNRISE, whole genome shotgun sequence harbors:
- the LOC110869817 gene encoding uncharacterized protein LOC110869817; its protein translation is MATPKMTLKLLVDKKVQRVLFAETNKEFVDFLFHIFSLPLGTLIEFVGSKKMVGCLGKLKESIETFQGTYLQPGIKKDDIFNPKTPYSGNTFLLSYKVPSVDESGASKAIYRCSNASIICSCYNRYATCRSNASVYANATCPSCCGSMKVKMASIMPKEDATKEMEEQSLNKMKGGYVKEFVTYMVMDDLVVKPMSTISSLTLISKFGVKDLSQLEEKMVSFGKDEGLKLVQTSLVTDKVLTSIYMH